One Nocardioides aromaticivorans genomic window carries:
- a CDS encoding flagellar biosynthetic protein FliO encodes MLALSAADPSIGGLLLRLLGSLAVVVGLLLLIARFAGRRFRTTNGAAIQVVHRQALGRGQGVAVVAVGTRVLVLGTTEQQVTLLAEVEPDEVGLDLTADALDVVPGDEESPDAPQVAKAARTDEGPLAGSLLSAQTWKQTFAAVSGKRAS; translated from the coding sequence TCCGGCTGCTCGGATCACTCGCCGTCGTCGTCGGTCTGCTGCTCCTGATCGCCCGGTTCGCCGGCCGACGCTTCCGTACGACGAACGGCGCGGCCATCCAGGTCGTCCACCGCCAGGCGCTGGGCCGCGGCCAGGGCGTCGCCGTCGTCGCCGTCGGCACCCGCGTGCTGGTCCTCGGCACCACCGAGCAGCAGGTCACCCTGCTCGCCGAGGTGGAGCCGGACGAGGTCGGCCTCGACCTCACGGCGGACGCGCTGGACGTCGTACCCGGTGACGAGGAGTCCCCCGACGCGCCGCAGGTCGCGAAGGCGGCGCGGACCGACGAGGGACCGCTCGCCGGGTCGCTGCTGTCCGCGCAGACCTGGAAGCAGACCTTCGCCGCGGTCAGCGGGAAGCGGGCGTCGTGA
- the flhA gene encoding flagellar biosynthesis protein FlhA, whose protein sequence is MPVKSLTKLGVPLGIVLIVVMLVVPLPAMMLDLLIALNITGALLVLMVAMFIHRPLDFAAFPSVILVMTLFRLALNVSATRLVLLDGYAGKVIDTFGHFVVGGSLIVGLIVFSILLVIQFVVITNGAGRVAEVGARFTLDAMPGKQMAIDADLNSGLIDEEEARRRRAEVHAEADFHGAMDGASKFVKGDAIAAIVITLVNLLGGFAIGVAQYGMPFGDAINTYSLLSIGDGLVSQIPALLLSVATGLIVTRSVADSDMGSDIVGQIFARKMPLRVAGFGALALCVIPGLPKLPFLVAGGAMLIAASRIDDSAASTTTEAAAAAELVESPDSPEALVAEIRVDPLGLELSADLIDLVDTRTGGDLLDRVKALRRKVAGELGIVIPPVRTRDNLELPPNTYAITLFGAEVARGEAPRGTVLAIGDFLGSLPGTPTQEPVFGLEAKWIPAELRHQAEIGGATVVDRASVVTTHLSEVVHHHASRLLGREDVRLLTDIVKRSHPVVIEELTPTQLPLGEVQRVLRSLLEERIPIRDLVSIFEALSVRAAVSKDHDGLVEAARAALDPSLAAPYVIDGALHAISLEPVLEQQMLEGLRPTEQGSVIVLDPETAQNVLLGLVQAAQAAENNGVRPVLVCAPQIRAAVRRLVAPAVDRLPVLAYSELGAAREVRSVGVVGASGAHPALLAAGAHP, encoded by the coding sequence ATGCCCGTGAAGTCGCTGACGAAGCTCGGCGTGCCCCTCGGCATCGTGCTCATCGTCGTCATGCTGGTGGTCCCGCTGCCGGCGATGATGCTCGACCTGCTGATCGCCCTCAACATCACCGGTGCGCTGCTGGTCCTGATGGTCGCGATGTTCATCCACCGCCCGCTCGACTTCGCCGCCTTCCCGTCGGTGATCCTGGTGATGACCCTCTTCCGGCTGGCCCTCAACGTGAGCGCGACCCGGCTGGTCCTGCTGGACGGGTACGCCGGCAAGGTGATCGACACGTTCGGGCACTTCGTCGTCGGCGGCTCCCTCATCGTCGGCCTGATCGTCTTCTCGATCCTGCTCGTCATCCAGTTCGTCGTCATCACCAACGGCGCCGGCCGCGTCGCCGAGGTGGGGGCGCGGTTCACCCTCGACGCGATGCCCGGCAAGCAGATGGCGATCGACGCCGACCTCAACTCCGGGCTCATCGACGAGGAGGAGGCGCGGCGGCGGCGGGCCGAGGTGCACGCGGAGGCGGACTTCCACGGTGCGATGGACGGCGCGTCCAAGTTCGTGAAGGGTGACGCCATCGCGGCCATCGTGATCACGCTGGTCAACCTGCTGGGCGGCTTCGCGATCGGCGTCGCGCAGTACGGCATGCCGTTCGGCGACGCCATCAACACCTACTCGCTGCTGTCCATCGGCGACGGCCTGGTCTCGCAGATCCCGGCCCTGCTCCTCAGCGTCGCGACCGGCCTGATCGTGACCCGCTCGGTCGCCGACTCCGACATGGGCTCCGACATCGTCGGCCAGATCTTCGCCCGGAAGATGCCGCTGCGCGTCGCCGGCTTCGGCGCGCTCGCGCTGTGCGTGATCCCCGGCCTGCCCAAGCTCCCCTTCCTCGTCGCCGGAGGCGCGATGCTGATCGCGGCCAGCCGGATCGACGACTCGGCCGCGAGTACGACGACGGAGGCCGCCGCCGCGGCGGAGCTCGTCGAGTCGCCGGACTCCCCCGAGGCCCTGGTCGCGGAGATCCGGGTCGACCCGCTGGGGCTCGAGCTGTCGGCCGACCTGATCGACCTCGTCGACACCCGAACCGGCGGCGACCTGCTCGACCGGGTCAAGGCGCTGCGCCGCAAGGTGGCCGGCGAGCTCGGCATCGTGATCCCGCCGGTCCGCACCCGCGACAACCTCGAGCTGCCGCCGAATACCTACGCGATCACGCTCTTCGGCGCCGAGGTCGCGCGCGGCGAGGCGCCGCGCGGGACCGTGCTCGCGATCGGCGACTTCCTCGGCTCGCTGCCCGGAACGCCCACGCAGGAGCCGGTCTTCGGCCTCGAGGCGAAGTGGATCCCGGCCGAGCTGCGGCACCAGGCCGAGATCGGCGGCGCGACCGTGGTCGACCGGGCGTCGGTCGTCACCACGCACCTGTCCGAGGTCGTGCACCACCACGCCAGCCGCCTGCTCGGCCGCGAGGACGTCCGCCTGCTCACCGACATCGTCAAGCGCAGCCACCCGGTGGTGATCGAGGAGCTCACGCCGACCCAGCTCCCCCTCGGCGAGGTGCAGCGCGTGCTGCGCTCCCTGCTCGAGGAGCGGATCCCGATCCGCGACCTGGTCTCGATCTTCGAGGCGCTGTCCGTGCGCGCCGCGGTGTCCAAGGACCACGACGGCCTGGTCGAGGCGGCCCGTGCCGCGCTCGACCCGTCGCTCGCCGCGCCGTACGTCATCGACGGCGCCCTGCACGCGATCAGCCTCGAGCCGGTCCTGGAGCAGCAGATGCTCGAGGGGCTGCGGCCGACCGAGCAGGGATCCGTGATCGTGCTCGATCCCGAGACCGCGCAGAACGTGCTGCTCGGCCTCGTCCAGGCCGCCCAGGCCGCCGAGAACAACGGCGTGCGGCCGGTCCTGGTCTGCGCGCCCCAGATCCGCGCCGCGGTACGACGCCTCGTCGCACCTGCCGTCGACCGGCTCCCCGTGCTCGCCTACTCCGAGCTCGGGGCCGCACGCGAGGTCCGCTCCGTCGGGGTGGTCGGTGCCAGCGGCGCGCATCCCGCGCTGCTCGCGGCAGGGGCCCACCCGTGA
- the fliP gene encoding flagellar type III secretion system pore protein FliP (The bacterial flagellar biogenesis protein FliP forms a type III secretion system (T3SS)-type pore required for flagellar assembly.), which translates to MTLAQHVPHVAQHVVHHLALAMADPKGPGGPKGPGTDSSVQIDLTGLTDKPSNSLVVFLALTLLSLLPAIVLTCTSFTKILVVLGLTRNALGLQQTPNNQVLAGLALFLSLFIMGPVLGDINDAGVQPYLNGDKTTSAAFHDGMEPLRAFMLDNTDDDELMLLTSVADRDLPDDRTEVSTATLIPAFVLSELKDAFIIGFIIFIPFLVIDIVVSGALMSLGMMMMPPVMVSLPFKLLLFVMVDGWALVIKSLVASYGGG; encoded by the coding sequence GTGACCCTCGCCCAGCACGTCCCCCACGTCGCCCAGCACGTGGTCCACCACCTCGCGCTGGCGATGGCGGACCCGAAGGGGCCCGGCGGCCCGAAGGGTCCCGGGACCGACAGCTCCGTGCAGATCGACCTGACCGGGCTGACCGACAAGCCGAGCAACAGCCTCGTCGTCTTCCTCGCGCTGACCCTGCTGAGCCTGCTGCCGGCGATCGTGCTGACCTGCACCAGCTTCACCAAGATCCTCGTGGTGCTGGGCCTGACCCGCAACGCGCTCGGCCTCCAGCAGACACCGAACAACCAGGTGCTGGCCGGCCTCGCGCTCTTCCTGAGCCTGTTCATCATGGGCCCGGTCCTCGGCGACATCAACGACGCCGGGGTGCAGCCCTATCTCAACGGGGACAAGACCACGTCGGCGGCCTTCCACGACGGCATGGAGCCGCTGCGCGCGTTCATGCTCGACAACACCGACGACGACGAGCTGATGCTCCTGACCAGCGTCGCGGACCGCGACCTGCCCGACGACCGCACGGAGGTCTCGACGGCGACGCTGATCCCGGCCTTCGTGCTCTCGGAGCTCAAGGACGCGTTCATCATCGGCTTCATCATCTTCATCCCGTTCCTCGTCATCGACATCGTCGTGAGCGGGGCGCTGATGAGCCTGGGCATGATGATGATGCCGCCGGTGATGGTGTCGCTGCCGTTCAAGCTGCTGCTCTTCGTGATGGTCGACGGCTGGGCGCTCGTGATCAAGTCCCTCGTCGCCTCGTACGGCGGCGGCTAG
- a CDS encoding flagellar biosynthetic protein FliR: protein MVLSVDGAALTALLLASVRVVAWLAVVPPFSTRGIPAMAKVVLALGLSLSMAPMLAETTLPTTTPELVLATTAQALIGLGMGFVTMLLFSAVGAAGSLIDLFGGFALASAWDPLGMNMNTVFGRFHQMLATVLLLATGGHLLVIGGLLSTFKYLPLTGLPDITDWDGVLVTAFSMFFTVAVQMALPMIAVLFVADLALALLTKVAPQLNALNVMFPAKVGLTLLLLGMSFPMLPGAVEHLVELANEAMATMAGAG, encoded by the coding sequence GTGGTGCTCTCCGTGGACGGTGCGGCGCTGACCGCCCTGCTGCTCGCGTCGGTGCGGGTGGTGGCGTGGCTGGCCGTCGTACCCCCCTTCTCGACGCGGGGCATCCCCGCGATGGCGAAGGTGGTGCTGGCGCTGGGGCTGTCGCTGTCGATGGCACCGATGCTGGCGGAGACGACGCTGCCGACCACGACGCCGGAGCTGGTCCTGGCGACGACCGCGCAGGCGCTGATCGGGCTGGGCATGGGTTTCGTGACCATGCTGCTCTTCTCGGCCGTCGGCGCTGCGGGCTCGCTGATCGACCTCTTCGGCGGCTTCGCGCTCGCCTCCGCGTGGGACCCGCTCGGCATGAACATGAACACCGTCTTCGGCCGCTTCCACCAGATGCTCGCCACCGTGCTGCTGCTCGCGACCGGCGGCCACCTGCTGGTGATCGGCGGCCTGCTCAGCACGTTCAAGTACCTGCCCCTGACCGGGCTGCCCGACATCACCGACTGGGACGGCGTCCTGGTGACGGCGTTCTCGATGTTCTTCACCGTGGCCGTGCAGATGGCGCTGCCGATGATCGCGGTGCTCTTCGTCGCCGACCTCGCCCTCGCGCTGCTGACCAAGGTCGCGCCGCAGCTCAACGCGCTGAACGTGATGTTCCCGGCGAAGGTGGGGCTGACCCTGCTGCTGCTCGGGATGTCATTCCCGATGCTGCCGGGTGCGGTCGAGCACCTGGTCGAGCTCGCCAACGAGGCGATGGCGACCATGGCGGGAGCGGGCTGA
- the fliQ gene encoding flagellar biosynthesis protein FliQ: MTDTAIIEIALKTMLVALKLSAPILATSLVIGFAISLFQSMTQIQEFTLSFVPKLVGVGIALLFCGNWMLHTLMAFTVELFEVLPDLLV; the protein is encoded by the coding sequence ATGACCGACACCGCGATCATCGAGATCGCCCTCAAGACCATGCTGGTGGCGCTCAAGCTGTCGGCGCCGATCCTGGCGACCTCGCTCGTCATCGGCTTCGCGATCTCGCTGTTCCAGTCGATGACGCAGATCCAGGAGTTCACGCTGTCCTTCGTCCCCAAGCTGGTGGGCGTCGGCATCGCGCTGCTCTTCTGCGGCAACTGGATGCTGCACACCCTGATGGCCTTCACGGTGGAGCTCTTCGAGGTCCTCCCGGACCTGCTGGTCTGA
- a CDS encoding EscU/YscU/HrcU family type III secretion system export apparatus switch protein, which translates to MSDQEKTEKPTPKRKKQARKDGQVPRTPELGGWLGLLVVTLAMGPLLDREGDALRTMMSTHLRAAEQPSIPLALGMLGDAARHVLITLVVLGSMVLVVGVVSALAQGGFYLSPKLAKPDPKKLNPFQGAKRLFGPHALWEGVKVLGKSTVVGLLAWGAIRSIMPLVGGLLPIQTVIATATAEVSHLLTTVAVAGLVMAAADYAMMRRRIGKQTRMSHSEIKQEHKQAEGDPMLKGAIRSRQLAAARNRMIADVGTADVLLVNPTHVAVALRYDPEQGAPRVVARGAGAIAARIRERAAEERIPLVQDVPLARAIYRHCQVGQEIPRELWAAVAQVLAFVLSRRNAGQYGGEHRTPRRTDELPEVVARARRRG; encoded by the coding sequence ATGAGCGACCAGGAGAAGACCGAGAAGCCCACACCGAAGCGGAAGAAGCAGGCCCGCAAGGACGGCCAGGTCCCCCGCACGCCCGAGCTCGGCGGCTGGCTCGGCCTGCTCGTCGTCACGCTCGCGATGGGCCCGCTGCTCGACCGCGAGGGCGACGCCCTGCGGACCATGATGAGCACCCACCTGCGCGCGGCCGAGCAGCCCTCGATCCCGCTGGCGCTGGGCATGCTCGGCGACGCGGCGCGCCACGTGCTGATCACCCTGGTCGTGCTCGGCTCGATGGTGCTGGTCGTCGGCGTCGTGTCCGCGCTGGCGCAGGGCGGCTTCTACCTCTCCCCCAAGCTCGCGAAGCCGGACCCGAAGAAGCTCAACCCGTTCCAGGGCGCGAAGCGGCTGTTCGGCCCGCACGCCCTGTGGGAGGGCGTGAAGGTGCTCGGGAAGAGCACCGTCGTCGGGCTCCTCGCGTGGGGCGCCATCCGCTCGATCATGCCGCTCGTCGGAGGGCTGCTGCCCATCCAGACGGTGATCGCGACCGCGACCGCGGAGGTCTCGCACCTGCTGACCACGGTCGCCGTGGCGGGCCTGGTCATGGCCGCCGCCGACTACGCGATGATGCGCCGCCGGATCGGCAAGCAGACCCGGATGAGCCACAGCGAGATCAAGCAGGAGCACAAGCAGGCGGAGGGCGACCCGATGCTCAAGGGCGCCATCCGCAGCCGCCAGCTCGCCGCCGCCCGCAACCGGATGATCGCCGACGTCGGCACCGCCGACGTGCTGCTCGTCAACCCGACCCACGTCGCGGTGGCGCTGCGGTACGACCCCGAGCAGGGCGCCCCCCGGGTCGTCGCCCGCGGCGCCGGCGCCATCGCCGCCCGGATCCGCGAGCGCGCCGCCGAGGAGCGGATCCCGCTCGTCCAGGACGTGCCCCTCGCCCGCGCGATCTACCGCCACTGCCAGGTGGGCCAGGAGATCCCCCGCGAGCTGTGGGCGGCCGTCGCGCAGGTGCTGGCGTTCGTGCTGAGCCGCCGGAACGCGGGCCAGTACGGCGGGGAGCACCGCACCCCTCGTCGTACCGATGAGCTGCCGGAGGTCGTGGCCCGAGCTCGGCGGCGGGGGTGA